The following nucleotide sequence is from Actinomycetota bacterium.
AGGGCGCCCGCCAGGGCCAGCAGCACCCCGGTGCTGGCGGCCGCGGCCTGCGAGAAGAGGAAGTGGGTCTTGGGGTAGCCGGCGGGGAGCCGGAAGGCCAGGTCGAGGCCCGGCCCGGGTCGTAGGAGCGACGCCATGCCGGCACCGATGGCGGACAACACCCCGACCGCCAGCACCACCAGCAGGCCGTTCAGCCAGCCCCGCCCGCGGCCCATGCGCCCGGCGGTGTACCCGCCCCAGGCGAACGCCAGGAAGAGGCCGGCTCCGGTGCCGAGGGCGACCCAGAACCCGGTGCCGCGCACGCCGCCGATGGGCAGGATGCGCGGGTGGTAGCCGGCATAGGTGGCACTGGCCCGGGCGATGAGCGCGAACAGCACCACGGCAGCGCCTACCACCAGCGCTCCGGTGAGGATCGAACCCACGGAGATGCCGCCTCGGACCGGTCCGGCGACCTCGGCGGGCGTAACCGGGGCGGGGGATCCGGCCGCCGGAGCTGGAGCCAGGGGGGGCGGCGAGTAGGGGGCGACTTCGGGATCGCTAGCTGTCTTCATGAGGACCTCCTTGCGCCGCCACGGGTGGGGGCCGTGTGCGGTAGGGATGATCACGATACGACCGGCAAGCCCGCTCACAGCGGATTGTTCCCGAACTACCCGGCGCGCAAACTGGGGGGCGCGGCTGCCGGCGGCCCGCGCGCCCTGATCGATTCGGGGGGATTTGAATTCTGTGCACACTCAGGGGTCCTCTATGGCTCCCGGTGTACACAGAAATCCCTAAGCTGGCCGCATGCCGCCCGCCCGCCCCAAGACTGCGTCCCCGTGAAGCGCAGCCGCCTGCAGGTCAGGACCGGCAGCTCACCGTCCATCGCCGATCTCACCGACGACGTCGAGGCCTTCGTCCGGGGTGAGGGCGACGGCCTGGTCAGCATCTCGGTGCCCCACGCAACCGCCGGGCTGGTCGTCATGGAGCTGGGCTCGGGCAGCGAGGACGACCTGTGGGCCCGCCTGGATGCCCTGCTTCCCCGGGACAACAGCTACGTCCACCGTCACGGCTCGCCCGGCCACGGCGCCGACCACCTCCTCCCTGCCTTCCTGGCGCCGGCCCTCACCCTGCCGGTGTTCGACGGCCGGGTCTCTCTGGGCACCTGGCAGCGCATCGCCCTGGTGGACGGCAATGTCGATAATCCCCGCCGTGAGGTGATCCTCGCCTTCCTCAGCGACGGGGCCGGCGCACCGTGACACCCAGCCCCCCCAGCGGGACCGAGCTGGACGCCCTCCGGGACCTGGCGGTCGGCATCGCCCGGGCGGCCGGCCGGCTGCTGCGGGC
It contains:
- a CDS encoding secondary thiamine-phosphate synthase enzyme YjbQ; translated protein: MKRSRLQVRTGSSPSIADLTDDVEAFVRGEGDGLVSISVPHATAGLVVMELGSGSEDDLWARLDALLPRDNSYVHRHGSPGHGADHLLPAFLAPALTLPVFDGRVSLGTWQRIALVDGNVDNPRREVILAFLSDGAGAP